The proteins below come from a single Athene noctua chromosome 6, bAthNoc1.hap1.1, whole genome shotgun sequence genomic window:
- the LOC141961806 gene encoding T-cell activation Rho GTPase-activating protein-like, producing the protein MAPSSSEGGLCRSPGQAGSSCSRALFGQPLAALCGEDGTLPQPIQELLAVLQQEGPSTEGIFRRAASRTALRELREALDHGADVDMGSQPALLLAAILKEFLRSIPCKLLVTELYEDWMAAMQKASREEKIWELRAVAEKLPAANLLLLKRLLSLLRHIGHHAATSRMGCSNLAVCVGPNLLSPANADQLPLEALLEEQASSVVL; encoded by the exons ATGGCCCCGTCGAGCAGTGAGGGAGGACtttgccgctcaccag ggcaggcgggctccagctgcagcagggcgctctttgggcagcccctggcagccctctgcggggaggatggcacgctgccccagcccatccag gagctgctggccgtgctgcagcaggagggaccaTCGACGGAGGGGATATTCCGCAGAGCCGCCAGCAGGACAGCGCTTCGAGAGCTGCGGGAGGCCCTGGACCACGGCGCAGACGTCGACATGGGAAGCcagcccgcgctgctgctggccgccatcctgaag GAATTTCTCCGGAGCATCCCCTGCAAGCTCCTCGTGACCGAGCTCTACGAGGACTGGATGGCGGCGATGCAGaaggccagcagggaggagaagatctgggagctgagagc ggtggccgagaagttgcccgcagccaacctcctcctcctgaagaggctgctgtccctcctccgGCACATCGGCCACCACgcagccaccagcaggatgggctgcagcaaccTGGCCGTCTGCGTTGGGCCgaacctgctgagcccagccaaCGCGGACCAGCTCCCGCTGGAGGCCCTGCTGGAG GAACAGGCATCGAGTGTTGTCCTCTGA